One part of the Dyadobacter sp. 676 genome encodes these proteins:
- a CDS encoding FG-GAP-like repeat-containing protein, with the protein MTKIYQRAMAVALAGTTLLGAGLWYKHRTDPVPSKPVTKSTGALPTGVSEATLANIRSSLAKQEYHISFDEQKKKLQSPNRRNNIRAYYEPGKLTVETRVDTTGDGFEMELVNEGVFADGKLLYAPEITAKADHHENKVQISHSAFTEEFINNEDGVRQNFIVQTAPEGTRQLQVKMTAKGLKVEQGSGNELHFYSQTSDGKTRNELVYSDLKCWDADKKPLNATLAYVDNRIQISVDVANAVYPVTIDPIIANGTPQNANKVLEINQSYMWLGFSVASAGDVNGDGYSDVIVGAPQYDKGQDNEGAAFVYLGHASGLTLTAVTLECNQANAQMGYSVASAGDFNGDGLSDVLVGIPFYDASNSTYKDAGMARLYYGSAQNIIATSSPKDFLTSNPGDNYGISVATAGDINADGYSDIIIGVHQFDDGENDEGAAMVWYGAQNVQKEKQQLQINQANAKFGYSVAGAGDIDADGYSDIIVGARWYTNGQGQEGEGAVFIYRGSNSGLVTNNPTIIEGNQYNAAMGNKVSSAGDVNGDGYSDVLISAYLYDDDSGNDLGRVTLHLGSATGINTQPARHFVGMSNDERMGSSIACAGDVNGDGYSDILIGAQHWDNGQFNEGGVFIYHGSKNGIPAGTTPASTLESNQGDGWFGTAVASAGDVNGDGYSDILIGCYTFDNGQKDEGHVFVYHGGAEGIGTDDSQTLTNGKTGAQMGLSVASAGDVNADGYGDIVIGAPFFDDGKALEGAAFVYYGSIDGLAINTYHLLKKSQANAYFGGSVAGPGDINGDGFDDVIVGAKNYTFGESEEGAVFVYYGSSSGVDPNAGQTGLQVNKAGAHLGFVVAGAGDVNRDGYADFIAGAPTYANTGNVFLYYGSSQAIGSPVNIPGPQINSHFGEVVSSAGDVNGDGYSDIIAGAWTTNYGQQGEGAAYVYHGSSGAFNTNPAKILESNQIDANFGFSVASAGDANGDGYSDVTVGSRYYDNNESNEGAAFVYYGTMGGISDVAPAPTRLETNVAGAYFGWSVSSAGDVNGDGYSDVIVGAPNYVNGGSKRGKCVCIPRLA; encoded by the coding sequence ATGACAAAGATTTATCAACGGGCCATGGCTGTTGCCCTGGCCGGAACGACTCTCCTTGGAGCCGGGTTGTGGTACAAACACCGAACAGACCCGGTCCCTTCCAAACCGGTTACAAAAAGCACCGGCGCATTGCCGACAGGCGTTTCCGAAGCGACGCTGGCGAATATCCGCAGTTCACTGGCAAAACAGGAATACCACATTTCGTTCGATGAACAAAAAAAGAAACTGCAAAGCCCCAACCGCCGCAACAACATCCGCGCTTACTACGAGCCGGGTAAGCTCACGGTTGAGACACGCGTCGACACAACCGGCGACGGCTTCGAGATGGAACTCGTGAATGAAGGCGTATTCGCCGACGGCAAGCTGCTCTATGCACCCGAAATCACTGCAAAAGCTGATCACCATGAAAACAAAGTGCAAATCAGCCACAGCGCATTCACCGAGGAATTTATCAACAATGAAGACGGCGTCCGCCAGAATTTCATCGTCCAAACCGCCCCGGAAGGCACCCGCCAGTTGCAGGTAAAAATGACCGCCAAAGGCCTCAAAGTCGAACAAGGCTCCGGCAATGAACTGCACTTCTATTCCCAGACTTCCGACGGCAAAACCCGCAATGAGCTCGTTTACAGCGACCTCAAATGCTGGGACGCCGACAAAAAGCCGCTGAATGCGACGCTGGCTTATGTGGATAACCGCATTCAGATCAGCGTCGATGTAGCAAATGCTGTTTACCCCGTTACAATCGACCCCATTATTGCTAATGGTACGCCGCAGAATGCGAACAAGGTACTCGAGATCAACCAGAGCTACATGTGGCTCGGTTTCTCCGTGGCTAGCGCAGGGGATGTCAACGGGGATGGATACAGCGATGTGATCGTAGGTGCGCCGCAGTATGACAAGGGGCAGGATAACGAAGGGGCAGCATTTGTGTACTTGGGACATGCCTCTGGCCTGACTTTGACAGCCGTTACCCTGGAATGCAACCAGGCCAATGCTCAAATGGGTTATTCCGTGGCCAGTGCGGGCGACTTTAATGGGGACGGACTAAGTGACGTCCTTGTAGGAATACCATTTTACGACGCTAGCAATAGTACCTACAAGGATGCTGGGATGGCAAGACTTTACTACGGATCAGCCCAAAACATCATTGCAACTTCTTCGCCGAAAGACTTTCTCACATCTAATCCAGGCGACAACTATGGAATATCTGTTGCCACAGCAGGTGATATCAATGCGGATGGATATAGTGACATTATCATAGGAGTACACCAATTCGATGATGGGGAAAACGATGAAGGTGCTGCGATGGTTTGGTACGGAGCACAAAACGTACAGAAGGAAAAACAACAACTCCAAATCAACCAGGCCAACGCCAAGTTCGGCTACTCTGTCGCTGGTGCAGGTGACATCGACGCCGACGGATATAGCGATATCATTGTAGGCGCACGCTGGTATACCAACGGGCAGGGCCAGGAAGGCGAAGGTGCGGTTTTCATCTACAGAGGAAGTAATAGTGGATTGGTTACCAATAATCCAACAATCATAGAAGGAAACCAATACAATGCCGCGATGGGCAACAAAGTGAGTTCGGCCGGTGATGTGAATGGGGATGGGTATAGTGATGTGCTTATTAGTGCCTATTTATATGATGATGACTCTGGAAATGATCTGGGAAGAGTGACTTTGCATCTTGGATCCGCAACAGGCATTAACACGCAGCCAGCAAGACACTTTGTGGGCATGTCAAATGACGAACGTATGGGCTCCTCCATTGCCTGCGCGGGTGATGTGAATGGGGATGGCTACTCGGACATCCTGATCGGTGCCCAGCACTGGGACAATGGCCAGTTCAATGAAGGCGGTGTGTTTATATATCATGGTTCAAAAAACGGCATACCTGCCGGCACCACTCCCGCTTCCACACTGGAAAGCAACCAGGGCGACGGCTGGTTCGGCACCGCTGTCGCCAGCGCCGGCGATGTAAACGGAGACGGGTACAGCGATATTCTTATCGGCTGCTACACTTTTGACAACGGCCAGAAAGATGAAGGACATGTGTTTGTTTATCACGGCGGTGCGGAAGGGATTGGAACCGATGACTCGCAGACGCTCACGAACGGCAAAACCGGGGCCCAAATGGGCCTTTCCGTTGCCAGCGCGGGGGACGTCAATGCAGATGGTTACGGTGATATTGTTATTGGCGCACCGTTTTTTGATGATGGAAAAGCATTGGAAGGAGCTGCGTTCGTCTATTATGGCTCCATCGACGGACTGGCTATCAATACATACCATCTATTGAAAAAAAGTCAGGCAAATGCATACTTCGGAGGCTCCGTAGCAGGGCCGGGAGACATTAATGGAGATGGCTTCGACGACGTGATCGTAGGCGCAAAAAACTACACCTTTGGAGAAAGTGAGGAGGGGGCCGTATTTGTCTATTACGGGTCCAGTTCAGGCGTAGATCCCAATGCCGGTCAAACAGGGCTGCAGGTGAACAAGGCCGGTGCACATTTGGGTTTTGTAGTCGCCGGAGCAGGTGACGTCAATCGTGACGGTTATGCGGACTTCATTGCCGGAGCTCCTACGTATGCAAATACAGGAAATGTCTTTCTTTATTATGGCTCTTCACAGGCAATTGGAAGTCCGGTTAACATTCCAGGCCCCCAAATCAATTCCCATTTTGGAGAAGTCGTCTCATCGGCCGGAGATGTCAACGGGGATGGTTATTCGGATATCATCGCCGGGGCCTGGACAACCAACTACGGCCAGCAGGGAGAGGGAGCCGCATACGTTTATCATGGATCTTCCGGCGCATTTAATACTAACCCAGCCAAAATCCTGGAAAGTAACCAGATCGATGCCAACTTCGGATTTTCAGTGGCTTCCGCGGGTGACGCCAACGGCGATGGTTACAGTGATGTAACCGTTGGGTCGCGCTACTATGACAACAATGAATCGAACGAAGGTGCCGCATTCGTTTATTACGGAACAATGGGAGGCATAAGCGACGTGGCGCCCGCCCCGACCCGTTTGGAAACGAACGTAGCCGGTGCTTATTTCGGATGGTCGGTCAGCAGCGCCGGGGACGTAAATGGCGACGGGTACAGCGATGTAATCGTAGGAGCGCCCAATTACGTTAATGGGGGAAGCAAACGAGGGAAATGCGTATGTATTCCACGGCTCGCCTAA